The Penicillium oxalicum strain HP7-1 chromosome V, whole genome shotgun sequence genomic interval AACTGACAAGTTTCGCTCTACAGGCAATGCCTCCCGGGCTAACGCTGCCGCCAAGGCAGTCGTTAAGGGCTCTTCTGTACGTCTTTTGTCCCTCCTTTTACCTTCATGCACATCTTACCGAGTTTTCTCTCCTCGAATCATTCTCTTTTGCCTGCCGGTCATAGCTGCGATAAAAAAGCACTTGCACCACCAATTCCTCTGCGACAGCTTTCAACTAACATTCTGTGCGAATCAATAGCTCCACAAGGCCCGCAAGGTCCGCACCTCGACCACCTTCCACCGCCCCAAGACCCTGCAGCTCTCTCGGTCTCCCAAGTACCCCCGTGTCTCGGTCCCCCGTGACCCCCGCATGGATGCCCACAACATCATCCTGTACCCCCTGAACACCGAGAGcgccatgaagaagatcgaggagaacaacaccctcgtcttcatcgtTGATGTCAAGGCCAACAAGCGCCAGATCAAGCAGGCTCTTAAGAAGCTGTACGACGTTGACACCATCAAGGTCAACACCCTCGTCCGGTACGTTGAATCCTGCTCTCGAATTAGGGTGCAGGCATTCCCATTCTCGATGTGGCCTGCGTTTTCTCGACCATTTTTATCGTTGCTAACTGTCTCTTTACAGCCCCGACGGCTCCAAGAAGGCTTTCGCCCGTCTCACGCCCGATGTTGACGCTCTGGACATTGGCCGCCACCAAGCTGGCTATCGTCTAAAATGGAGAATAGGAAATTGATTTCTTTGGGTTTAGGCGAACTTTGTTTTCCACCGTGGTGATTCTCAATACCAGCCAGTTCCTTGGTTGTTATACGCAGCAACGAGGGCTGAATGatacaaaaaagaaatacttcTTGACAtgattaaaaaaaaataagccGGCTTCCAGTGTCACGCCCGTAGGACAGAATGGATGTGTGTCATAGGCCACACGAGTTCTCTGTAGATGTCTGCTGGCTGGTTCTTCTTGACATCAACCATGCGCCCTCAGCCAGTGCTCAGCGTAGGCGAGTGTCTGGCTCGATGGATGCGCATTGGGCGTTTCATGTCTATGTCTAGATCTGTCGAGCTAGGCGTGATATGATCTGGGGTTACGGAATCCGGCAAAATGAGCCATTTGGCTCCAGTTTGAGCATTGGCTGCAAAGGGCGAAAGGCGAGTGTACGAGGTGAACTTCGATGATCTACAGCCACCGCATTAAAGTAGATTACACAAAGCTTTAATTTCACTTCGATTCTAGTATACAAGAAACAACTCGTACATCCATCACTCCATGAAAATGATCACCAGATGGGACATACAAATCTATAATCGTTAGCCTGCCATCGGACAGACCATAAACCAGCCGTCGGTTTCTGTCAAATTCCCCCTCGCAGGAGATTCCATCCACACGGGATGCCATCCAAATCCAACCAAAGTGAGGCATGAGAAGTCGTATAAATTCCCGGTAGGAATGTCCCTTTTATCCCGGATCCAATCCAGAGCCAAAGCGACAAGAGAGGACTTGGACCAGAACTAAAAACCATAGAAACGCGCCAGTCCAACGCAGCCCTAGCCGCCCCCGCTTTCCCTCAGCCATGTCAAAATCATGATCCAGCTCCAGACCCAGGATAATTTGGATACGATGTGCGAACCCGCTTCTCCACTTCAAATCCGGAAGCAAGCGGTTTCCCACTCAAGCGCAAGTATTTACTGGCGCATGCTGCCCAGCTTCTGCAGGATCAACAGCTGTGAATCCATCCATCGGTCCACGCAGTTTGCCGCGCATGCCTCCTCGCTTCGGTCGAGAGTACCGGATGAGAAGCTCTTGGAGGTTGTGCACTTCTTGAAACAGACCTCGTTGAGGGAGTGGACGGCTGTGAAAAGCAAGGGTAGTGGTTAGCAATCCGGTGGttttttactttctttttctgagggaggaaaagagagcTCGATCGAGCTCGGCGCGCAATTGGGAGGAATGAGGCAAAGGTCATCATTCTTGTTGGAACCTGAGACCGATCAATATAGGCATTGAGACACAACTTACTCTGCTGAATAGTTGCCTTTTGCTGCTCGTTGGCGAGTTGCTGCTGCAGATCAGCCTTGTCGGCGTCGCTGAGCTTGGAGATATCGAGAGAAGGGTCCATTGTGTTGTGGGGAGTGATATACGGAGATGTCTTGACAATGAAGAAGATATATAGAGACCCTCGTTCACAATGATTCGAACGGGAATGATATTTTAAGGAATTGGATGGTTCGAATGCGCAGGTGAGTCCCCGGTCTCATCCGCGGAAGTTCGCCCTGCCCGCAAACTCGAGGCGGTCTGAGCTGGCACAAAAATGACGCGGCATCGGGTGGCTTCTTTGAAAACCACATCGGACCGACGATTGCGAAGTGTTGTCTCCAGTTTGCATTTCTACGGGATAGTCTCAGCGCCAGATCGAGTGCTTTTACGGTGCTTTTATTCTCTTCTTGAAAATCTCCGTGCTTGGAATCATAATTCCCCACTTTTCTCGATCTTCACCTGCTACCTCCTTTCTGTCACCATGCCACCCGTTCGCACGGCAGCTCGCAATCGCAAACCCCCACCAGCTGGGTTCGATGATATCGAAGACACTCTGCTGGAATTCGGCAATAAAATGAAGGATGCGGAGAATGCGTCTCatgagggcaagaagaaacATGAAGTTCTCTGGCCAATCTTTCAGATTAGTCACCAGCGTAAGTGACAAGCAATCTCCCTTGCCTCGCCTCGCCTTTTCGCAATACGATAGATGTGCGCGTGCGCTTGTGCTTGGCACCCTCAAGCACTGAGGAGCCAGGCTGGCTGGCCGACGAAAGAGGTTGGCTGGTTTGCCCCGTTCATCGGCAGCTTTAGGGAGTCTTTCGAGACAGTTCTCGTTTCAAAAATTGGAAATGAATCTTCTCTTTTGATGACCCCAAGACTGACCTTGTCTTCTCCTCACCCCCAGGCTCAAGATACATCTACGATCTATATTATGAAAAGGAAGCCATTTCAAAACAATTATACGACTGGCTTTTGAAGAACAACTATGCCGATGCCAACCTGATTGCGAAATGGAAAAAACAGGGTTATGAGAAGGTGAGTTAATACCCTGACACTCGAAACCATGCGATGGAGTTTTGATCATGATTTTCTCAATATTGTGCAAATATCATTTCTCCTTCCTTGGCATTGCGCATTGCGCTTCGACATAGGACCTTTGGTTGACTGACATTTCTCGTCAAACTTCTAGCTCTGCTGTCTCCGCTGCGTTCAGACCAAGGAAACCAATTTCAATTCAACATGCATTTGTCGTGTTCCCAAGGCTCAATTGAAAGATGAGCAATCCATTCAGTGTGTCAGCTGTGGGTGTCGTGGCTGCGCTAGCAGTGATTAGAAGAAGTGCTATTCAATGCTTTGCCCATCACCTCGATCACAGTGGCCACGGGCTGCTACCCAGAATGATCGAATGTTGTTCACTCTCGTCTTTCAGCCGTCCAGGTTGTGTCTTTGTCCTCATTTATTACCCGACGACTCTTTTTCCCATGAGCAAGGCGCACGACTTGCTGGAGAATCTGTCCTCAGTCTTCAACATCTCAAAGACAATTGCTGATCGTCGGTTGTCGGTTCTCGATCCTCAGGTATCCTTGGGATTACAAGAAAATCTTCGACTTTTGCATAACGCATACAGATCGATATAAAGACTATTATCACAAATAGTCATAACACCGCCACCACAAAGCCTCGACTCGACCCGTCTCGACTCGATCCAACCCCAAGATATTGATCAGGAATATCAACAGGTCCCAAACATCCCACAATCACACATCCCATCTTCTCAGATCAAACCCACGAAAGAAAGGCACCATCAAATCATTCCCACTCTCAACTCTCTTCGACCTTCCCTCGTGAAACCaaatccttttttttcctctcagGGACACCCCTTAAATCTTTCAAGTCTCCAAACCCATCTACATTCctcaccatcatcctcgCCCACTCTATCACTCcatattccaaaaaaaaaaaaaaaaaaccaaaaccaaCAACCCAGCACACTTGCAACGCCTCAACGACCAAAAACACATCTTTTTCCAATGTGAAcatggggggaggggagtgCTCAAAACATTTGAAACGAGGTATTCGAGGCACCTGTTTTTGTGTTCCTGTCTTagttctttttttggagaaagaaataatgaatcaaaagaaatccaaatGACATTCAAATTCTACAAGTCTAGGGTACTTTTGGAATGCCGATTGATCTCCTTGTAGATGGTTCCTGGCCTTGGTAAGATGAATAGGGATGGTTTTTGCTTCGGAAAGATTAGGGGCTTGGAGGCGCGGAGGGATGTAGAGTCTTTAGTTTTACTCACGACACTCACAGTACGTCTATGTTTGCAGATCATGGTCTAATCGGAAGAGGACAAAAAAGAATCCAAGGAGGAAACTGGGATACTCGGGACAGGTGATAATCACGTTCATATTACTCTAGCACatagggagaaaagaaaagatagaAACAACCTAAGAATAAATCAACCTCACAAAAAGCCAACAACGCCTCCAATGTAGTTAGCACGTCCCATGTAATCCCTTTCCAGCGCTGAGCGCTCCCTTGACAGTGTGCACCGCGTGCTTCaaacccccccaaaaaacaccCTCTCAAAGGACACAAAAGACAAATTGGACAGGGCGGAGGAAAATCAAACAGCAGAAAAGTCAACAACGATGCAGGCGAGAAACAATCTGTCTGGCAGCTCTCAAGAAAACATCAAATCCCAATATCCCaaagagtgaaaaaaaaaaaaaaaaagaccatcGCTTGTTCATGTACATCTTGGCATCGTCATAAAGGTCGTAGTCAAGTCCCCCCTGTGAGGTGGGGGGGATCTGTGTGTGGGAGAGGCGCGAATTGAAGAAATGGAGGAACAAAAAGCAAGTGCCGATCCACATCGGCCGGCGACGACTCAGTAGAGTAGTTTGGACAATCGACAGGGTTGCAGATACTgcacagaagaagaaaagacaggCTCCACCTGTTGCTTTCCACCTCCGGGGAGCATAGATTTGCACGGCCCATGGTGAAacatcgacgatgatgatcaaagtACAGAAACAGAAAGCCGAGGACGCCTTGAGCCTCACGAGTCACACGCCACTTTCCTCCccaacaaaaacaaaaacacaaaaCATGCTCGGCGTCGAGGCCGGGAGTATCCAACGCGCGAGGTCGGGAGTGGACCGAGAAAGCTTCATACAGAATCGGCATCACGTGCAACCAGATCAAAAATCAACAAAATGAGGGGCGGACGGGGAATCAAGCGGACAGGACAAAAGTCCAGTCTTTAAACCATCAAAacaatgaaagagagagagagaaggggaaaaaaaaaagaacaacacAGTCGCAAGGGtgaacaaaaagacaaatcGAACACGTCGATATGtcaggaggagggaggaacAAGGAACCCCCGTCAAAACATGGTGGAGTGGCTGCGACCATTCAAATGAGGACGCGCATGGAGAATCTTGTGCTTGAGACTCTCGTCCTTGTTGGAGCCACCGATCTTTTGAAAGCCTTGCAGCAGATCAACACCGTCCACTTCGTTGGGGCTATCGTTACTCTCATCAAACAGGTGGAAGGCGAAAAAGTCATCCTGACTGCCCTCCGCGAGACGCGAGCCGTCGGGCAAGCGAGACGGGGATTCTGGGAAAGTACTCGACTTGGATCGAGTGAGCGAGGGCACATTCAACCGACCCCCCAGGGAATTGCTCAAATCGGTCAGGGGATGAGTGTTGCTTTCGAATCGAGGGCGCTTGTGAGGGCGCTTCTCCGGAGACCCAAGGGCGACCGCGGACATGCACGTGTCTCCACATGGATCCGCAAAGACATCAAAGGTACTGTGAGCATGATCCGCCGGGGTCAAGGAAAAGGCCTCGTCGAGGAGCGTAAAGGCGGGGCTCCAGGGCAGGagctcatcatctccgatGCCCAATTGCTTGATGGGGGAATTGACcatcttctggatcttgCGGCGGTGATTGCGCAGGTTCGTGTTGGGCGAGACGGAAGGGGGCGGCTTGGCCGGCttcttgaacttgatcaCGGGGGTCAGCGGGGGTGGGAGCATGCTCACATACTCGTCGCGCAGAGGCGACGACGCCACCGCGGGCTTGGTTTCCTTGCGTGCGGTAGTTTCACCGGGACTGTGCTCCTGCGATGAGCTGCGCATGCGGGCGATTTCCTCCTCAGCGCGGCCCCGCTTGATGCGAGGTGGCTCGATGTCCAAGTCTGAGGTCAGGATGTGGCCGGCCTTGTTGGGCCGCAGTGCAGACGACTCCAGCGAGGAGTAGTAGCCGCTGTCATTCATCGAGATGGACTTGCGCTTGCGCGAACGCTGCGCCGGAGTCGGGCCGGCCTGATGCGTGGGGGTGGGCGGGTCCCGGCACGAGCGAAACGAGGAGGGGGGATGGGGGGCGATGATCGAATGGcttgaagaggagaggatCGAATGGGGGCGGGACGAGGGGGCCCGGTGCGTCGGGGCGCTTCATCTGCGGTATCTTCCTGCAAGGCGGGATCCGATGCGGGCAGCGTTGCATCCGACGAGAGATCCTCCAGGCGCGAGGGAGCCTTGAGCGGGGGCATTTGTCGCAGCACCGGGGAGGGGGCACCACccaggtggtggtggtggcgctGGGCGGCTGCGGGATCAACTCGCGCTGCGGCGCGGCGGGCAGAGGCAGACTGGACATGGTGGCACGGCGGACCTGCTTGTCCTTGAGGAACTGGCCCTCCATGCCCGGCTCGATGGCCCAATAGTTACCCTTGCCGGGTCATCCTTGGGGCGCTCCTGTTTGATAAACGCTTTGTTGAGACTCAGGTTGTGTCGGATGCTATTCTGCCAGCCGGCATCGAGGTTCTTGTAGTAGGAAAAGGTGTCGGAGATCCACTTGTAGATTTGCGCCAGGGTCAAACGGCGGTTGGGGGCGCGCAGGATGGACATGCCAATCAGGGTCGCGTAACTGTACGGCGGCTTGGTGCCGTCGTCCTCGATCGCGGGCATCTGATGCGGTTCGGGCAGTCGATAGAGCTGCGCGTCGTCCGACTTTTGCCGCTTGACCGGACGTTCTCTGAGCGGCGCGGCTTCCATCAAGGTGCGCTTCATGGGCGCCTTGGCGTCGTAGGAGGGATCCGGGAAATCGGCAAAGCTGCCATGCGCCGCGTCGTCCACGTAGCGATTGTCTGTGGACTCGTCGGTGGAGTGCACACTGGAAAATGTGGTGAACAGGGCCGACTGCGCGGGCATGGAGGTCTGGTGGGCGAAAGTGGGAAAGGCCGGCTTCTTGTCGGGCGAGTCGGTCTTGAACATGGGAGGATTGGGAGCGGTGATGGGAACGAATCCGAGTTTTTGCTCCGAGGCGGACTCGTGCGACGCCAACCCTTCCGTGGGCGATGGCCTGTGCGTGTTGGATGAAGGGAGCAATGGAGTCTCGATCATAGGTTGGAGTGGTAGCGGTGAAGGTTGAAGACGGGGCTCAGGTTTGGGCGCGGCGTGGGCTGATGGGCCAAGTGCTGGGGCGAAGGTGTGCGCACCGAGCGCCGGACGCGTCGATCCCATTATGTGCAAGGATCGAGAACGAGATCAAGTCACTCGTCGCACTGAGCAATCATATGACGCGTGAATCAACAAACGGGGGATGGGGGGGAGGATAAACTGTCGTTGATAATCCACACACGCGCGCGACTCGCAATGATAGGATCGAGGGCGCCAGAGCGGGATCGTACTGAACCGTCTGGGTGGGGAGGGGACGGGTACAGCCTAGTGAACTGAGCCGACGGCAGGGTCTGTATTTGTTGCCCAACGGTGTCCAACGGTGTACGCCGAAGAGGACTGGAGGGACACTGTTCGACGGGGCACGGGTGCCAGCCAACGtggatggagagggagaaaaaataACTTGGTGGTTTTGTTGTCTTTTCCGTCAGACCAATCGTAGGcggtggatgaggaggtgATGTCGTTGTTTATCAAAGTCTATCGTCTCCGGCTGTGATGGAGTGGATGAGAGTGGACAAGATGGTTAGCGTTGGGCAGGCGCTAAGAATCGGACACGTCCActtggggagggggaaagcgAATGAGCGGGTGACAGAGGCGGCCAAGTGTGGAATCTCCACGAGATGATCGCGGGCGACAGATGGCTCGATGTGAACCACGATGGATGGACTctgagagggagagagagagagagagcgcgcgaAGGGCAGATGGTGGGAAACACAAGCAGAATGATGGCTGATGTTGACCACTGGCAGTTCAGGTCCAGCAGCGGGTGATGTGATTGTGTACTTGCAAGGTCCAGAGCGGGAGGGGACCAGATGGGTGGAGATTGGTGTGGCTTTGTATGACACGTCGTGGTGATCTGGCCGAGGCTTTGCACGGGCAGAGTGAAGAGAGGGGCGTAgggaggaagatgggggGTGGGAATTGGAGGGAGGATTGAGATCTCTTGTGGTTTGTGAAGATCTGGCACTGGCGACCTTTtgtctcctctctctcttcttcttcttctttactgTCTGGTGGTTTCCAGAGTCGATGCTCAGACGCACTGGAGTTGTAAGGGAACAGAGGATCgggcccttttttttttttttttcctctttcgaGGTGGGGGGGATGAGAAtaagtggaggaggaggagcgatGATGGCTTGCCAGGCGAGGGCGTTCCAGATCCTGTATGGTAtggcggtggaggagagGTGGTCTGGTATGGTATGAACGCGTGGAGAGGACGCGTCGTAGAGGGGTAGAGGGAGGTGACCATACGGTATGCTGTGACCATACGGTGGTATTGTACACGTTCTGGAGGGACCCAAGGGATTCGCGCTCCTTGCTCGCCGACATTCAGCAGGCGGCGATCCGTCCTCCCGACTGGTTCTCAACGCTGGGCGGAGTCGAGCTAAACCGGCTGCGCGCCTtggaaaaagatggaaatcaTGGGATCCACTTGTGGATTGGGATCTCCGGAGTTATGTTGTTCTTTTTTAGGGAATTTCGCTTTTTCTACGCTTCAATCTCCATGGTCGTGGTTCGCCGCAGACTGAGGGCGCTCAGCAGACTGAATGATGACAAGAGGACGAGTACTTTCACCCATAGTCAAAGATGTCAACTTGACTCTTCCTCCAGGACCATCTTTTCCATGAGGATGGGTGAGTGGTTGCTGGTCGTGCACGAATGGGTGAATGATACGATGACCCCGGGGGGCTGTCCGAAGAATTGATGGAAATCGTCGGGCCAACCGTGACTTGTGGCTCCATCCAGGACTATATCGATGATTATTGGGCTTTATTGACCACGGCGATTCGACCGGGTTGACCAATATTCGTCCTTGATTGATGCTGGGAGCATGAGCCCTCAACTAGTCACTCCCATAGGGCTTTGCCGTCGACATGGTCAATCCCGACGGGCGCGGACTTGGATTGGGTACACTTGACCCAGGTCGAGGGGACTGGATTTCGATTCATTACTTCAGCTCCACGATGACCGATCGGATGAGGATCCCACACTGGGCAGTGGGCGCGCACCAGTGGCACGGCACATGAATCTGCGATCTTAGTTTCAGTCAATCTATCCACCGCCAGTGAGACATGATCTCGGATGGTCCtccgtcgtcatcatcattataCTCCTCTGCCGTGTCGGCAATCCGACTGATCCTAGTAGTACGCGCAAGACCATGAATGAGAGTGAGAGGTTCGACTGTCATTTCACAAATCCTCGGAGCCCTGGAGGTGGTCCACGTTAGAAGGGTTGCCTGCAATGTCTCCTCCTGCCTGGTTCGGCTCGCATTCTCCATGCCGTGGGTGTTCTTGGAGGGAGGCAGAATGAGCTCTGCTCATCCACCGTCAGAACACTCCCGAGTTTAGACATGCAGCATCCTTAAGTTTTGTTCCTGGTTCCCAGTCTCCGTGTCCAGAACAGGTCGACTCCGGGTACCTGAAGACAATCCGTGGACCAGAGCCAGGGACCGGTCAACGGCCACTCCTCGTCCAATGAAGTTCTTGGGAGGGCGCGTTGGACCATCCACGATCCATCATTATTTCTAGGGTACCTTTTTGGCCCGCACGGGAAAGGTCCTTGGGACAT includes:
- a CDS encoding Pre-mRNA-splicing factor cwf14, translating into MPPVRTAARNRKPPPAGFDDIEDTLLEFGNKMKDAENASHEGKKKHEVLWPIFQISHQRSRYIYDLYYEKEAISKQLYDWLLKNNYADANLIAKWKKQGYEKLCCLRCVQTKETNFNSTCICRVPKAQLKDEQSIQCVSCGCRGCASSD
- a CDS encoding 60S ribosomal protein L25 — translated: MAPTTKQGNASRANAAAKAVVKGSSLHKARKVRTSTTFHRPKTLQLSRSPKYPRVSVPRDPRMDAHNIILYPLNTESAMKKIEENNTLVFIVDVKANKRQIKQALKKLYDVDTIKVNTLVRPDGSKKAFARLTPDVDALDIGRHQAGYRLKWRIGN
- a CDS encoding Mitochondrial import inner membrane translocase subunit TIM8, with amino-acid sequence MDPSLDISKLSDADKADLQQQLANEQQKATIQQTVHSLNEVCFKKCTTSKSFSSGTLDRSEEACAANCVDRWMDSQLLILQKLGSMRQ